Proteins encoded by one window of Desulfofalx alkaliphila DSM 12257:
- a CDS encoding TetR/AcrR family transcriptional regulator, with protein MARERNAERTKEGILNAARSVFAAKGFDGARVDEIAKWAKINKRMIYHYFGNKEQLYIEVLRDNFRQLLAVGREANLQDLSPLDKAQEFIRRYFYFLANEREFVKLLLWESLQGKQFSIQLLPEVTQTTLPMLESIIEEGVKDGVFRQDLDLKHLIISINAMCIVYFSRQHVYSTVWHGDMNDPEMLEERLQHILELTLNGILVK; from the coding sequence ATGGCAAGGGAACGCAATGCAGAACGAACTAAGGAGGGTATCTTAAATGCAGCCAGGTCCGTCTTTGCCGCCAAGGGCTTTGACGGCGCCCGGGTAGACGAGATTGCCAAGTGGGCCAAGATTAATAAGCGCATGATCTACCACTACTTTGGCAACAAGGAACAATTGTACATCGAGGTATTGCGAGACAATTTCCGGCAATTACTGGCGGTGGGACGGGAAGCCAACCTCCAAGACTTAAGTCCCCTTGACAAGGCACAGGAATTTATCCGCCGGTATTTTTATTTTTTAGCCAACGAGAGGGAGTTTGTAAAACTGCTGCTCTGGGAGTCATTACAGGGAAAGCAGTTTTCAATCCAACTGCTGCCGGAAGTGACCCAAACCACCTTACCCATGCTGGAGTCCATCATAGAAGAAGGGGTAAAAGACGGTGTCTTTCGCCAAGACCTTGACTTAAAGCACCTAATCATCAGCATTAACGCCATGTGTATAGTGTATTTTTCCCGGCAGCACGTTTACAGCACCGTCTGGCATGGGGATATGAATGACCCGGAAATGCTGGAAGAACGGCTGCAGCATATTCTAGAACTCACCTTAAACGGCATATTAGTTAAGTAA